The DNA window TATCCGGAGCTTCAAATACAGGTTCCTTTTTAAGAGCAGTAATTATTTTGCAGAATTTAGCTTTTTGTTCGTTAGTCACATAACGATGTGATGTGGTACCCTAAAGCAGGACACCTGAAATAACCAACAGAAACGGTATCTTGGAATACCACAAAACCAGGTGTCTAATATGAAAGAAAACAAACCCCGCAGAACCTACCCCATTGAATTCAAACAACAGGCTGTGGAATTGGCTCTGGCCTCCGGAGATGTCATGCAAACGGCCAGAGATTTGGGTGTTGATCAAAGTATCCTTCGAAAATGGGTGAAAAGATATAAGAACGATGCTGAGAATGCTTTTCCCGGCAGTGGCACTCCCCGGGACAAGGAAATGGCTGAACTGAAACGGAAACTGGCAAATCTGGAACAGGAGAACGCCATTCTAAAAAAGGCCGTCGGTATCTTTGTACCTCGCTCACGTTGAGATACCGTTTTGTTGATCAAATGAGTGAGCAATTTCCGATTACAAGCCTTTGCAGAGTCATGGAAGTCACCAGAAGCCGATTTTACAGCTGGCGAAAACGCAGAAACAACACGGACAGATCCAGCCGTGATGGCGAGATTGTCGGCTTGATTCGG is part of the Natronogracilivirga saccharolytica genome and encodes:
- a CDS encoding transposase — protein: MKENKPRRTYPIEFKQQAVELALASGDVMQTARDLGVDQSILRKWVKRYKNDAENAFPGSGTPRDKEMAELKRKLANLEQENAILKKAVGIFVPRSR